In Winkia neuii, a genomic segment contains:
- a CDS encoding shikimate dehydrogenase family protein, giving the protein MWAAVIGDPIEHSLSPVLHQAAYRSLGRSDWQYKAIRVPQEQAVATIKEAAADPGWRGFSVTMPNKQIILPALELTELARVVGAVNTVLPGLKGTNTDVEGIVRALDEVEPRSAVILGARATASSALAALKWMGARDVTVCARSFSGGGSVAGAAARMDFPITQCRLGSDQMIDAISKADVLISTLPARVADKWAGGIGAVAKPRQALLDVAYAGGMSALAQVFSDAGAKVVPGTDMLLYQAVAQVVLMVGATPDVEAMRDAMDRARS; this is encoded by the coding sequence ATGTGGGCTGCGGTCATCGGCGACCCAATTGAACATTCTCTGTCACCGGTACTGCATCAAGCTGCGTACCGGTCCCTAGGGCGCTCTGACTGGCAGTACAAGGCCATACGCGTGCCGCAAGAACAGGCTGTTGCCACGATCAAGGAGGCAGCAGCTGATCCTGGTTGGCGGGGATTTTCGGTAACCATGCCTAACAAGCAGATAATTCTGCCTGCATTGGAGCTTACCGAGCTGGCACGGGTAGTTGGCGCTGTCAACACCGTACTTCCCGGCCTAAAAGGAACTAATACCGACGTCGAAGGGATCGTTCGCGCCTTAGATGAGGTAGAGCCCAGATCGGCTGTCATCCTAGGTGCGAGGGCTACTGCGTCGTCCGCTTTAGCTGCCCTGAAGTGGATGGGGGCTAGGGACGTTACAGTTTGTGCCCGCAGTTTCTCTGGGGGTGGCTCGGTTGCCGGAGCAGCGGCTCGGATGGATTTTCCGATTACACAGTGTCGGTTGGGTTCTGATCAGATGATCGATGCCATCTCAAAGGCGGACGTGCTAATTTCGACTCTGCCTGCAAGGGTTGCCGACAAGTGGGCAGGTGGCATTGGAGCGGTCGCAAAGCCGCGCCAGGCACTCTTGGATGTCGCCTACGCGGGTGGAATGTCCGCCCTGGCGCAGGTTTTCAGTGATGCCGGGGCTAAGGTTGTTCCCGGTACCGATATGCTGCTTTATCAGGCTGTGGCGCAGGTAGTGCTGATGGTTGGAGCAACTCCGGACGTGGAAGCTATGCGCGATGCAATGGATCGGGCCCGTTCTTAG
- a CDS encoding DUF948 domain-containing protein has protein sequence MHLGTVAGMVAAIAFAVLVLLLAVPLLKLGGLIDELRKSVQDITVDARGTVQEASKTITEVNTQLAKVDTVTTSASQMAQDASAVSTLVSSTVGRPLIKLAAFSAATREVLQGRKRQ, from the coding sequence ATGCATCTTGGAACAGTTGCGGGGATGGTGGCGGCTATCGCATTTGCCGTGCTGGTTCTACTGCTGGCAGTCCCGCTATTGAAGCTAGGTGGGCTTATTGACGAACTGCGCAAGTCTGTGCAGGACATTACCGTCGATGCAAGGGGTACTGTGCAGGAGGCCTCGAAGACTATTACCGAGGTAAACACCCAACTGGCAAAGGTAGATACGGTGACCACCTCTGCTTCGCAGATGGCCCAGGATGCTTCTGCGGTGTCCACCTTGGTGTCTTCTACGGTGGGACGTCCGCTTATCAAACTGGCTGCTTTTAGTGCGGCTACTCGGGAAGTGCTGCAGGGGAGGAAGAGGCAGTGA
- a CDS encoding L-threonylcarbamoyladenylate synthase: MTQFLEIHPENPQDRLIRKAADVVRSGGVLAYPTDSGYAIGCALGNKQGIDTIAKIRKLPPKHDYTLICHDFSQVGQMTIVDNKTFRLLKSLTPGPYTFILKGTKEVPRIMLNAKKHTVGVRIPKHKITQALVNEIGEPLMSSTLILPGQSEPEVNGWQIRDQIGYLLDAIIDGPCGAEGPTTVVDVTSGIPEIKREGAGAVDFIG; the protein is encoded by the coding sequence TTGACGCAGTTTCTTGAGATCCACCCCGAAAATCCGCAGGACCGGCTGATTAGGAAGGCTGCCGATGTAGTTCGCTCTGGCGGCGTTCTTGCCTACCCGACGGATTCCGGGTACGCGATTGGTTGTGCGCTTGGAAATAAACAGGGGATCGACACGATCGCGAAGATCAGAAAGCTCCCTCCAAAGCACGATTACACGCTGATTTGTCACGACTTCTCTCAGGTCGGGCAGATGACGATTGTGGATAACAAGACTTTCCGGTTGCTTAAGTCGCTCACCCCTGGGCCTTATACCTTCATCTTGAAAGGTACGAAGGAGGTCCCCCGCATTATGCTCAATGCCAAGAAGCACACGGTGGGGGTACGCATCCCGAAGCATAAGATCACTCAGGCTTTGGTGAACGAAATAGGCGAACCGCTGATGTCTTCGACGCTAATACTGCCTGGGCAGAGCGAGCCAGAGGTAAACGGTTGGCAGATTCGAGACCAGATCGGTTATTTGCTGGATGCGATCATCGATGGTCCGTGTGGGGCGGAAGGGCCTACCACGGTGGTAGATGTGACTAGCGGCATCCCGGAAATAAAGCGTGAAGGCGCTGGAGCTGTAGATTTCATTGGTTAG
- a CDS encoding replication-associated recombination protein A, translating into MDLFEASGMEEVGVPAVEQNSPLAVRMRPTSLDEVVGQGHLLKPGQPLRRLLEPKESGVSSVILWGPPGTGKTTLAYLVARQSGRRFTEVSAVSAGVKELRAVIDSARHHLASNGAETVLFVDEVHRFSKSQQDALLPAVENRWVTLVAATTENPSFSVISPLLSRSLLLTLNPLTKGDLRTLVRRALTDERGFGGKIDISEQAEELLLRTAGFDGRRSLTLLEAAAGAAIDNERTTIEVADVEVSADKALVRYDEDQHYDVISAFIKSMRGSDPDATVHYLARMIEAGEDSRFIARRIMIAAAEDVGLADRGLLPVVVAAAQAVALVGMPEARIILSEAAIAVALAPKSNAAITAIDSAIAQIRREGAPPVPAHLRDAHYQGAKGLGHGKGYKYPHDDPAGIAGQQYLPDGLDGTIYYEPTSHGNESHIGKTLAQVRNMLRMR; encoded by the coding sequence ATGGATCTTTTCGAAGCGAGCGGGATGGAAGAGGTAGGCGTTCCGGCCGTTGAACAAAACTCTCCACTGGCAGTACGCATGCGCCCGACCTCGCTTGACGAGGTGGTAGGGCAGGGGCACCTGCTGAAACCGGGGCAACCGTTGCGCAGGCTATTAGAGCCTAAAGAATCTGGCGTGTCCTCGGTTATTCTGTGGGGGCCGCCTGGAACTGGAAAGACTACTCTTGCCTACCTAGTTGCACGGCAGTCAGGGCGGCGCTTTACCGAGGTCTCTGCGGTGTCTGCCGGCGTGAAAGAATTGCGCGCGGTGATCGATTCGGCACGGCACCATTTGGCATCTAACGGAGCGGAAACAGTCCTCTTCGTGGACGAGGTGCACAGGTTTTCGAAATCTCAACAAGATGCTCTTTTACCTGCCGTGGAAAATAGGTGGGTGACACTGGTAGCTGCCACTACAGAGAATCCTTCGTTTTCGGTTATTTCGCCCCTGCTATCCAGGTCGTTGCTGCTCACGCTAAATCCTCTTACTAAAGGGGATCTGAGGACTTTAGTGCGTAGGGCGCTAACTGACGAGCGAGGCTTTGGCGGCAAAATCGACATATCTGAGCAGGCAGAAGAGCTACTGCTGCGCACGGCGGGCTTTGATGGGCGGCGGTCTCTGACTTTGCTGGAAGCTGCGGCAGGGGCAGCGATCGATAACGAGCGGACCACAATAGAGGTTGCCGATGTCGAAGTCAGTGCCGACAAAGCCCTAGTGCGTTATGACGAAGACCAGCACTACGACGTGATCTCGGCGTTTATCAAATCGATGCGGGGCTCAGACCCGGATGCGACTGTTCACTATTTGGCGCGAATGATTGAGGCCGGAGAAGATTCCCGCTTTATTGCCCGACGGATCATGATTGCGGCTGCCGAGGATGTGGGGCTTGCAGACCGTGGCTTGCTTCCCGTAGTTGTTGCAGCGGCTCAGGCGGTAGCGCTCGTAGGGATGCCGGAGGCAAGAATTATCCTGTCTGAAGCGGCTATTGCGGTGGCTCTTGCGCCAAAATCTAATGCGGCAATCACTGCTATTGATTCGGCGATTGCGCAGATACGAAGGGAAGGGGCCCCGCCCGTTCCTGCCCATCTTCGCGATGCGCACTACCAGGGCGCAAAGGGGCTGGGGCACGGCAAAGGCTACAAATACCCCCACGACGATCCCGCGGGAATTGCGGGCCAGCAGTATCTTCCAGACGGCTTGGATGGCACTATCTACTACGAGCCAACTAGCCATGGTAATGAATCCCACATTGGGAAAACTCTTGCCCAGGTTCGCAATATGCTGCGAATGCGCTAG
- the ruvX gene encoding Holliday junction resolvase RuvX, with protein MRKGSRIAFDVGTVRIGVAVCDADTILCTPKTTIAKDKYDADLYEAADLVDEVGAVEIIVGKPVTLAGNSGKSAKMALKWARGLRSLVTVPIRMVDERLSSVSAHTQMSEAGMNSRQQRQLVDQQAAVVILQQALEYERINDRPAGQKL; from the coding sequence ATGCGCAAAGGCAGCAGAATCGCTTTTGATGTGGGCACAGTTCGCATCGGTGTCGCGGTGTGTGACGCCGATACGATACTGTGCACCCCAAAGACCACTATTGCCAAAGACAAATATGATGCGGATCTATACGAGGCCGCGGATTTAGTCGATGAGGTAGGGGCAGTAGAGATAATCGTTGGTAAGCCGGTTACCTTGGCCGGCAATAGCGGCAAGAGCGCAAAGATGGCGCTGAAATGGGCGCGCGGATTGCGCTCGCTAGTTACGGTGCCGATTCGCATGGTCGATGAGCGACTAAGCTCCGTCTCGGCACACACTCAGATGAGTGAAGCAGGAATGAATTCCAGGCAGCAAAGGCAGCTGGTAGATCAGCAGGCAGCTGTGGTTATCCTGCAGCAAGCTTTGGAATACGAAAGAATTAACGATCGGCCTGCAGGCCAGAAGTTATAA
- the mltG gene encoding endolytic transglycosylase MltG — MTPDSEGPKSFPSRAQMRQQRRKIKVRRRPQAQLRPTEGPAERKRRRRRRRVKTTIVMLLATFVVVCAAALGMRAVMGSGLFAKAPDYPGPGTTPVSVEIPEGSSGTDIGKILEKQGVVASAKAFAKAFDANAQAPAIQPGAYKLKKKMSGAGAVAALLDPASKADLKVTIPEGFTVKEAKERLKNVDQFNPDEVEKAFAEVAKSKLPKVAKGNLEGWLAPDTYTVTPGTEPADVLETMVDATISKLKDHKVPEEKWEEVMTKASILEKEVNVEKYYPMVARVIENRLAAGNSDTAGKLDMDSTVLYGVGKSGGIPTADDLKADNPYNTYLQKGLPPTPIGTFSDKALQAVLAPADGKWMYYTTVNLETGETKFAENLDQQNANVEELKKYCKNNPKVCES; from the coding sequence ATGACACCGGATAGTGAAGGCCCGAAAAGTTTTCCTTCTCGCGCGCAGATGCGCCAGCAGAGACGGAAGATCAAAGTGCGGCGCCGCCCTCAGGCGCAGCTCCGTCCTACTGAAGGACCAGCTGAGCGCAAGAGGCGCCGGCGTAGGCGTCGCGTGAAGACTACCATCGTGATGCTGCTTGCGACCTTCGTGGTGGTATGTGCTGCTGCACTGGGTATGAGAGCGGTAATGGGGTCTGGACTCTTCGCGAAGGCGCCTGACTATCCCGGCCCTGGGACAACACCAGTAAGCGTCGAGATTCCTGAGGGATCCTCCGGGACAGACATTGGCAAAATTTTGGAAAAGCAAGGCGTAGTTGCTTCTGCAAAGGCATTTGCCAAGGCATTCGACGCCAATGCGCAGGCCCCTGCTATCCAGCCTGGGGCATACAAGTTGAAGAAGAAGATGTCGGGTGCGGGAGCGGTAGCTGCCCTTCTTGACCCGGCTTCTAAGGCGGATCTAAAGGTAACAATTCCTGAAGGTTTCACTGTAAAGGAAGCTAAGGAACGACTAAAGAATGTCGATCAGTTCAATCCGGACGAAGTGGAGAAGGCTTTTGCAGAAGTAGCTAAGTCCAAGCTGCCCAAGGTAGCGAAAGGCAACCTAGAGGGCTGGCTGGCTCCCGACACCTATACAGTAACGCCCGGGACTGAACCCGCAGACGTCCTGGAGACGATGGTTGATGCAACCATTTCAAAGCTGAAAGACCACAAGGTCCCCGAGGAGAAGTGGGAAGAGGTAATGACGAAGGCCTCTATTCTGGAAAAAGAGGTAAACGTCGAGAAGTATTACCCGATGGTCGCCCGTGTCATCGAGAATCGCCTTGCGGCTGGGAACTCGGATACGGCAGGAAAACTAGACATGGACTCCACCGTACTGTATGGCGTTGGTAAGTCCGGTGGCATTCCCACCGCTGACGATCTGAAAGCAGACAATCCCTACAACACCTATCTGCAAAAGGGACTGCCTCCTACTCCAATCGGAACGTTCTCGGACAAGGCGTTGCAAGCTGTTCTTGCTCCGGCAGATGGCAAGTGGATGTATTACACCACGGTCAATCTAGAAACTGGTGAAACTAAATTTGCCGAGAACTTGGACCAGCAAAATGCTAACGTCGAAGAACTCAAGAAATATTGCAAGAACAACCCAAAGGTTTGTGAGAGCTAA
- the alaS gene encoding alanine--tRNA ligase produces the protein MRTSEIRQRWLDYFGAHGHEIRESVPLVSPEPSILFTIAGMVPFIPYIVGTEKAPWPRAASVQKCIRTNDIDEVGKTTRHGTFFQMCGNFSFGDYFKEEASKFAWDLLTGSIAEGKYGLDGDKLWVTIWDQDDEAKDIWLNQIGIDPAHLQGLPREEIFWDTGQPGPAGPCAEIHFDRGSQYGPDGGPAKDVAGDRFLEIWNLVFDQYLRGEGKGKDYPLLGELDAKCIDTGLGLERLAFLLQGKDNMYEIDEVFPVIAAAEEMSGRKYDSGADQDDVRMRQVADHVRSSLMLIGDGVRPSNEGRGYVLRRLMRRAVRSMRLLGVDAPVMPTLLTASKDVMKQSYPELERNWDAISQVAFAEEDSFRRTLSAGTTILDLAVQDAKKESKSSPVLSGEKAFSLHDTYGFPIDLTLEMAAEQGVSVDEEKFRSLMAEQRERARADALKKKTGHVDSRVYHELQNRVGGNVEFLGYTDSQADARVLGILVDGKPQPKAVAPANVELILDRTPFYAEAGGQLADQGTIRTSSGGVIDVLDVQAPVKGLSVHRGTLTDGEVVLDEPAHAQIDTDRRLQIARAHTSTHVIHQELLDRLGEGATQAGSENAPSRMRFDFRNPNALPEGMVEDVEDDANRRLGLNLSVTDYELPIEEAKKLGAQAIFGEKYGSIVRVVDIGDGWSREFCGGTHVPSLGHVGRIAILGESSVGSGVRRVEALVGDAATGFQAKEHALVNQVSGMLGVTPVELADRVQTMMARLKKAEKDLANMRSQALQAAIPQIAADAKRVGDKLVVAHFAGEVGSADDLRTLALGVRERLGEDLPAVVAVAGISKGKPGIVVATNEGARTAGLRAGDFVREAAKLMGGGGGGRPDIAQGGGQNPKAAPTALEHIVESVSKA, from the coding sequence GTGCGTACCTCTGAAATTAGGCAGCGCTGGCTAGATTATTTTGGCGCTCACGGCCACGAGATCCGCGAATCCGTGCCGCTAGTGAGCCCGGAACCGTCGATTTTGTTCACCATTGCCGGGATGGTTCCTTTCATTCCGTACATCGTTGGCACCGAGAAAGCTCCGTGGCCCAGGGCTGCGTCAGTGCAAAAGTGCATCCGCACCAATGACATTGACGAGGTCGGGAAGACGACTAGGCACGGTACGTTCTTCCAGATGTGCGGCAACTTCTCGTTCGGTGACTACTTCAAAGAAGAGGCTTCGAAGTTTGCGTGGGACCTGCTTACCGGTTCCATTGCTGAGGGCAAGTATGGCCTGGATGGCGACAAGCTGTGGGTAACGATCTGGGACCAGGACGACGAGGCTAAAGATATTTGGTTGAATCAGATTGGCATTGATCCGGCCCACTTGCAGGGGCTACCGCGGGAAGAGATCTTCTGGGATACCGGTCAGCCCGGTCCTGCAGGCCCGTGTGCCGAGATCCATTTTGATCGCGGCAGTCAGTACGGCCCGGATGGAGGCCCCGCGAAGGACGTTGCCGGTGACCGCTTCCTAGAAATCTGGAACCTAGTGTTCGACCAGTACCTTCGTGGCGAGGGTAAGGGCAAGGATTACCCGCTGCTGGGCGAACTGGATGCCAAGTGCATTGATACCGGACTAGGGCTTGAACGCCTCGCATTCTTGTTACAGGGCAAAGACAACATGTACGAGATCGACGAGGTATTCCCCGTGATCGCCGCTGCAGAGGAGATGTCCGGGCGCAAATACGACAGTGGCGCCGATCAGGATGATGTACGGATGCGCCAGGTGGCTGATCACGTGCGTTCCTCGCTCATGCTAATTGGCGATGGCGTACGTCCTTCAAATGAGGGCCGCGGCTATGTGCTGCGCAGGTTGATGCGGCGCGCCGTCCGCTCGATGCGGCTACTTGGCGTGGATGCGCCGGTAATGCCTACTTTGCTGACAGCTTCCAAGGATGTCATGAAGCAGTCTTACCCCGAGCTCGAGCGTAACTGGGATGCTATCTCCCAGGTCGCCTTTGCGGAGGAAGATTCCTTCCGCCGCACCCTGTCCGCTGGCACCACGATTTTGGATCTGGCAGTTCAAGATGCCAAGAAGGAGTCTAAGAGCTCTCCGGTACTGTCTGGCGAAAAAGCCTTTTCCCTGCACGATACTTACGGCTTCCCAATCGATTTGACCTTGGAAATGGCAGCCGAACAGGGTGTCAGCGTGGACGAGGAAAAGTTCCGTTCGTTGATGGCAGAGCAGCGTGAACGGGCACGAGCTGATGCGCTAAAGAAGAAGACTGGTCACGTTGACTCTCGCGTTTACCATGAGTTGCAGAACCGGGTAGGCGGAAATGTTGAATTCTTGGGTTACACGGACTCGCAGGCTGATGCTAGAGTGCTGGGCATCCTAGTCGACGGCAAACCGCAGCCTAAGGCTGTTGCTCCCGCAAACGTCGAATTGATTCTCGATCGCACTCCGTTCTATGCAGAAGCCGGCGGTCAGCTTGCTGACCAGGGAACCATCCGCACCTCTTCTGGCGGTGTCATTGATGTACTGGATGTACAGGCACCCGTAAAGGGCCTTTCTGTGCATAGGGGTACGCTAACCGACGGGGAAGTGGTTTTGGACGAGCCAGCCCATGCCCAGATCGATACGGATCGACGGCTGCAGATTGCTAGGGCCCATACTTCGACCCACGTAATTCACCAGGAACTGCTGGATCGTCTGGGTGAGGGAGCAACGCAGGCAGGTTCCGAGAACGCGCCCTCGCGAATGAGATTTGACTTCCGCAATCCAAACGCGCTGCCCGAAGGAATGGTCGAGGACGTTGAGGACGATGCCAACAGGAGGCTTGGACTCAATCTTTCGGTCACTGACTATGAGCTGCCGATCGAAGAAGCTAAAAAGCTAGGGGCACAGGCAATCTTTGGCGAAAAGTACGGCTCGATTGTGCGTGTCGTAGACATCGGCGACGGCTGGTCCAGAGAGTTCTGCGGCGGCACCCACGTGCCCTCGCTCGGACACGTCGGCAGGATTGCCATATTGGGTGAATCCTCAGTCGGGTCGGGCGTACGCCGTGTTGAAGCATTGGTAGGCGATGCTGCTACTGGATTCCAGGCAAAGGAGCATGCCCTGGTCAATCAGGTATCGGGCATGCTTGGAGTCACCCCTGTAGAACTCGCTGATCGCGTACAGACCATGATGGCTCGCCTGAAGAAGGCTGAAAAAGACTTGGCAAATATGCGTTCGCAGGCGTTGCAGGCGGCAATTCCTCAGATAGCCGCCGATGCCAAGAGGGTAGGAGACAAGCTGGTAGTAGCCCATTTTGCCGGTGAAGTAGGCTCCGCAGACGATCTTCGGACTTTGGCACTTGGCGTCCGCGAGCGTCTAGGCGAAGACCTTCCAGCTGTAGTGGCAGTTGCTGGCATTTCTAAGGGCAAGCCTGGCATTGTGGTAGCAACTAATGAGGGCGCCCGCACTGCCGGCTTGCGTGCCGGAGACTTCGTACGCGAGGCCGCCAAGCTAATGGGCGGTGGCGGCGGTGGCCGTCCTGACATTGCCCAGGGGGGAGGCCAAAACCCCAAGGCTGCTCCAACTGCGCTTGAACACATAGTCGAGTCTGTATCGAAGGCCTAA
- the betT gene encoding choline BCCT transporter BetT, producing the protein MSTGQIRHVKVSYPVFIGSALGIGAIALWAIIAPVQAGSVLGTAVAWICRWFGSFYVCLASAIIVFVLYLGFSRYGRVRLGPPSSRPEFSLFSWAAMLFAAGIGTDIMFFSVAGPINHYMNPPSGKGQSLQAAAEAPVWTIFHYGITGWGMYALMGIALGYFAYRRKMPLSVRSSLFPVLGKRIDGPLGHLVDSAAILGTIFGVATTLGIGVVQLNVGLDILFGTGRGLPVQIILVVLAVIMATASATTGVNKGIRILSQLNVFLAVFLIGWVLFTGRTSFLLNAMASNIGDFVQTFPSRSMQTFPYEDKGLWMGAWTLFFWAWWVAWASFIGMFLARISRGRSLREFVIGTMLIPFSYVVLWISVFGNAAIDLVRSGNLDFARNTIAVPESGFYALLQTYPAPFFTIGLATFVGLLFYVTSADSGALVMANLCSNLPTARSDAKASLRIFWAVLVGVLTVAMLVVGGIHALQNATIIMGLPFAFVMILVMIGLAKALREERSKVVMLEHSARNVVAGSGTDGASWHDRLARTFDQVSPAQASKYITRVAQPALETIARELQRQGISSEVVRADTDSVEEVEDRRIYDRLKLTAFTGPDQFIYRILAVDTPAAVYAGVPLSSARSTRLEVHLPNGDGDYNVMGYSKSALIHDVLDHFDRYQEYWRMQERSNTPVVPFR; encoded by the coding sequence ATGAGCACCGGTCAGATACGGCACGTAAAAGTGAGCTATCCCGTATTCATTGGTTCGGCACTAGGCATCGGAGCGATCGCCCTGTGGGCGATTATTGCGCCAGTTCAGGCCGGATCGGTGCTGGGAACAGCTGTAGCTTGGATTTGCAGGTGGTTTGGCTCCTTCTACGTGTGTTTGGCCAGTGCGATCATTGTCTTTGTCCTGTACCTTGGCTTCTCCCGGTATGGGCGGGTGCGTCTAGGCCCCCCAAGCTCAAGACCGGAGTTTTCGTTGTTTTCCTGGGCGGCAATGTTGTTCGCTGCGGGAATTGGCACGGACATCATGTTCTTTTCAGTGGCCGGACCCATAAATCACTACATGAATCCGCCCTCGGGAAAAGGCCAGAGTCTGCAAGCGGCAGCGGAAGCACCGGTGTGGACGATCTTTCACTACGGCATAACCGGGTGGGGGATGTACGCACTCATGGGGATCGCGTTGGGATATTTTGCCTACCGCCGGAAGATGCCCCTTTCGGTGCGCTCGTCTTTATTCCCGGTATTGGGCAAGCGTATTGATGGTCCGCTTGGACACTTAGTTGATTCGGCTGCAATCCTCGGCACCATCTTTGGGGTAGCGACCACGCTGGGAATCGGGGTAGTGCAGCTAAATGTTGGGCTGGACATCCTCTTTGGGACGGGCCGTGGCCTACCAGTACAAATCATTCTGGTGGTGCTCGCGGTAATAATGGCTACCGCTTCGGCCACGACCGGTGTAAATAAGGGGATCAGGATCCTGTCCCAGCTGAACGTGTTTCTAGCGGTGTTCCTTATTGGATGGGTGCTGTTTACTGGAAGGACTAGCTTTCTGCTAAATGCTATGGCATCCAACATCGGGGATTTTGTGCAGACATTCCCATCCAGGAGCATGCAGACTTTCCCTTATGAGGACAAGGGGCTCTGGATGGGGGCGTGGACCCTATTTTTCTGGGCATGGTGGGTAGCCTGGGCTTCCTTTATTGGCATGTTTCTAGCGAGGATTTCCCGAGGACGAAGCCTACGAGAATTCGTAATAGGCACTATGCTCATTCCGTTCTCGTACGTGGTGCTTTGGATCTCCGTCTTTGGTAACGCTGCCATCGATCTGGTGCGCTCTGGCAACCTTGATTTTGCTAGGAATACGATCGCGGTTCCAGAATCTGGTTTTTACGCGCTCTTGCAAACTTACCCGGCGCCCTTCTTTACTATTGGGCTAGCAACCTTTGTTGGGCTGCTTTTCTACGTTACCTCTGCTGATTCTGGCGCCCTGGTGATGGCGAATTTGTGCTCTAACCTACCAACCGCCAGATCGGACGCGAAGGCTTCCCTAAGGATATTCTGGGCGGTGCTGGTGGGAGTACTCACCGTTGCAATGCTGGTTGTAGGGGGTATTCACGCGCTGCAGAACGCAACGATCATTATGGGGTTGCCATTTGCCTTTGTAATGATCCTGGTGATGATCGGACTCGCAAAGGCACTTCGGGAAGAACGCTCCAAAGTAGTGATGCTTGAACACTCGGCAAGGAATGTTGTAGCTGGCTCCGGTACGGATGGGGCATCCTGGCACGATCGCCTCGCCCGCACTTTCGACCAGGTTAGTCCGGCACAGGCTAGCAAGTACATCACCCGCGTGGCCCAACCCGCCCTCGAAACAATTGCCAGGGAGCTGCAGCGGCAAGGAATTTCTTCTGAGGTAGTACGTGCCGATACAGATTCGGTAGAAGAAGTTGAGGATCGCCGAATCTACGATCGGTTGAAGCTCACTGCCTTTACGGGACCGGACCAGTTCATCTACCGCATCCTTGCGGTAGATACTCCCGCGGCTGTATATGCAGGTGTGCCGCTCTCTTCAGCACGTTCTACCAGGTTGGAAGTGCACCTCCCTAATGGCGATGGGGACTACAACGTGATGGGCTATTCGAAATCAGCGCTGATCCACGACGTGTTGGACCATTTCGATCGATACCAGGAGTACTGGAGGATGCAAGAGCGCTCTAACACTCCGGTAGTGCCATTCCGCTAG
- the rpsD gene encoding 30S ribosomal protein S4: MSNSNRSRRQVRLSRALGIALTPKAQRHFEKRPYGPGEHGRARRRSESDYAVRLKEKQRLRAQYGIREAQMRRAFADAKRRGGQTGDNLIAYLETRLDALVLRAGFARTIAQARQAVVHRHIMVDGRIVDRPSFHVKPGQVVHVKPASVTKDLFQVAAAGSHRDVLPEVPSYLDVALEKLRFELKETPKRDDVPIVCDVQLVVEYYSR, from the coding sequence ATGTCTAACTCTAACCGCTCGCGCCGCCAGGTTCGCCTGTCCCGCGCCCTCGGTATTGCGCTTACTCCCAAGGCTCAGCGCCACTTTGAAAAGCGTCCCTACGGTCCCGGTGAGCACGGTCGTGCCCGTCGTCGTAGCGAATCTGACTACGCCGTCCGACTGAAGGAAAAGCAGCGTCTGCGCGCTCAGTACGGTATTCGTGAGGCCCAGATGCGTCGCGCATTCGCTGATGCGAAGCGCCGCGGTGGCCAGACTGGCGATAACCTGATCGCTTACCTGGAGACTCGTCTAGACGCTCTGGTACTGCGCGCTGGTTTCGCTCGCACCATTGCCCAGGCTCGTCAGGCCGTTGTGCACAGGCACATCATGGTCGATGGCCGCATCGTCGACCGTCCGTCCTTCCACGTGAAGCCCGGCCAGGTTGTCCACGTCAAGCCCGCTTCGGTAACCAAGGATCTGTTCCAGGTTGCAGCAGCCGGTTCGCACCGCGACGTCCTGCCTGAGGTACCTTCCTACCTCGATGTTGCTCTTGAGAAGCTGCGCTTCGAGCTGAAGGAGACCCCCAAGCGTGACGACGTTCCGATCGTCTGCGATGTACAGCTAGTAGTCGAATACTACTCTCGCTAA